In a single window of the Streptomyces sp. NBC_00285 genome:
- a CDS encoding ParB N-terminal domain-containing protein produces MEDTTRLAPPQMVQGDPRTLTLLDVNARFLPHEQFRQLVANIERDGCLTSTPLVWNDAESGRLVVLSGNHRTLAAIEAGLPEIWWMQIDEPLLRQRQIALQLSHNAIAGQDDPAILKELYDELESVEWRQYTGLDDKTLDLLEKVDVASLGEANLDFASVQFMFLPDELERAEAALDAARSTATADRRWVAGLEQYEPVLDALETSRAAYKIGNSATALGVILAVFERHLAELAEGWFDAASRKPTRAGTAPLETVFGARVVPVETAVVVRAAIDQMVKDGTVPADEPWRALEVLAVQQN; encoded by the coding sequence ATGGAGGACACCACGCGCCTCGCCCCGCCGCAGATGGTGCAGGGCGACCCGCGCACGCTGACGCTCCTCGACGTCAACGCGAGGTTCCTGCCGCACGAGCAATTCCGGCAGCTCGTGGCGAACATCGAGCGCGACGGCTGTTTGACCTCGACGCCCCTGGTGTGGAACGACGCCGAGTCCGGGCGGCTGGTCGTTCTGTCCGGCAACCACCGCACGCTCGCGGCGATCGAGGCCGGCCTGCCAGAAATCTGGTGGATGCAGATCGACGAGCCGCTGCTCCGCCAACGGCAGATCGCGCTCCAGCTCTCGCACAACGCGATTGCGGGGCAGGACGATCCGGCGATCCTTAAGGAGCTCTACGACGAGCTGGAGTCAGTGGAGTGGCGGCAGTACACGGGCTTGGACGACAAGACGTTGGATCTGCTGGAGAAAGTGGACGTTGCGTCCCTCGGGGAGGCGAACCTCGACTTCGCCAGTGTGCAGTTCATGTTCCTGCCCGATGAGTTGGAGCGGGCGGAGGCCGCGCTCGACGCGGCCAGGTCGACGGCGACGGCGGACCGGCGGTGGGTGGCAGGGCTGGAGCAGTACGAGCCGGTGCTCGATGCGCTGGAGACCTCGCGGGCCGCGTACAAGATCGGCAACTCGGCGACGGCGCTCGGCGTGATCCTCGCTGTATTCGAACGGCACCTGGCCGAGCTGGCCGAGGGCTGGTTCGACGCGGCCTCCAGGAAGCCGACCCGGGCGGGGACGGCGCCGCTGGAGACAGTGTTCGGGGCACGGGTCGTACCGGTGGAGACGGCGGTCGTCGTACGGGCGGCGATCGACCAGATGGTGAAGGACGGCACGGTGCCGGCCGACGAGCCGTGGCGGGCATTGGAAGTCCTGGCCGTGCAGCAGAACTAG